The following nucleotide sequence is from Rubrivirga sp. SAORIC476.
GAGGAAGCGGCTGTGGTCCATCCACTCGGTCACGTCCACGATCAGCCCGTCCTCGTCGGCGTCGCGCGCGATCCAGACCTCCATCCACGGCTCGAAGGCCGCCACCATGCGCTCGGCCCAGGCCGTGTCGCCGGTGTGCTTGTAGACGCGCCAGACGAGCTTGAGGAGCCACCCGATCCCCTCCGCCGAGCCGCCCTGGCTGGTGTCGTCGGACACCTTGAGGTCGGTCGGGTCGTGCGCGGTGTGCCGCGCCGCCTCGTAGTCGAGCGTCGCCAGCACGGCGTCGGTGAGCCCCGCGGCCACGCCGCCCGGCCCGAAGCCCGAACCGAAGTCGCGGCTCCAGACGTCGCGCCAGCGGAAGATGTCGCAGACCATCTTGGAGCCCTCCCCGCCCGGCCGACCGTCGGCGTCGGGGGTCCAGTCGTAGCCCAGGAGCAGGTGCGCCTTGGCGAACTCGACGGCGCGGTCGAGGTCGGCGTAGGGCGTGCGCAGGCGGAGCCCGCGCCGGGCCGTCTGCTCGACCCACGCGTCGGCCGCAGCGAACGGATCGCCGACCGCGTCGGCCGCGGCGGCATCGCCCAGGAGGAATGCCGCGCGCTGCCCCACCTCCAGCCGGAGCCCGAGGCGGTCCGCCTCGGCTTCGTCGGGGCCGGAGTCGTCGGAGACCGCGAGCGGATCGGGCGTCCAGAGCGTCGCCACGTCGGTGCCTTCGCCTCCCTCGGGCGACGCCTCGGCGCCGAACAGCTCCAGGCGCCAGTCGGCGTCCCGGGCGGCCTCGACCAGGATCACCAGCAGCGTCGCGTCCGGCTGCGCCGCGACGGTGATCGCGCCGCGGTCGCCCAGTTCGTAGCGCGTCCGCCCCGGCGTGACCACGGTGCGGACGCCGACCGAGTCGGCGGGCTCGCCGTCCACGAGGAGGCGGTAGCCCGCGGAGGGGCCTGCGAACACGAAGTCGGCGGAGGCCGCGCGGACGCGGGCGATCAGGCGGCCGTTGCCGACGACGGTTTCGACATCGTGGTCGAAGACGAGGGGATCCATACTCGGGCGAAGGGAGACGCCGGAAGCTAAGCGCTTTCACCCTGCGCCCTGGTCAGGATTCGGCCGTTCCCGGCTGGCTCTCGTTCAGAACGCGTGTGCCGCCTGCTGGCGTTGCAGCGTCGCCTCACCGAGCCGTCCAACGCACGACACCCCGCCCGGAGCATCCGGACGGGGCGTCGCGACAGTCAGTGCGGAGGCGTGCAGCCTACTGCGCCTTCGCCTCGCGGTACCGGCGGTCGGCCTCGTCCCAGTTGACGACGTTCCACCACGCCGAGACGTAGTCGGGACGCTTGTTCTGGTACTTCAGGTAGTAGGCGTGCTCCCACACGTCGATGCCGAGGATCGGGTAGGCCCCGTGCATGACCGGGTTGTCCTGGTTGGCGTGGCCGTGGACCTGGAGCTTGCCGTCCGACGAGAGCTCCAGCCACGCCCAGCCGCTGCCGAACTGGCCGCCCGCCGCCGCGGAGAACTGCTCCTTGAATGCGTCGAACGAGCCGAAGGCCTCGTCGATGGCCGCCCCCAGTTCACCGGTCGGCTCGCCGCCGCCGTTGGGGGACATCGTCGTCCAGAAGATGCCGTGGTTGAGGAAGCCGCCCCCGTTGTTGCGGACGGCCGTCTGCTTGTCGGCGGGCAGCGCGTCGAGATCGGCGAGGGTCCGGTCGATGGGCTGGTCGGCCCACTCGGTGCCCTCCAGCGCGGCGTTCAGCTTGGTGGTGTAGCCCGCGTGATGCTTGTCGTGGTGGATCCGCATCGTCTGCTCGTCGATGTGGGGCTCCAGGGCGTCGTAGTCGTACGGAAGAGGGGGAAGGTCGAAAGCCATGGGATCGGGGTTGGGAAGGGTGCGGGTGATACCCGGTCCCGCGGACACCGTTTCCAAGCAGGCGCGGTGGCGCGCAGTCAACCCTGACGCTGCCCGTCTCCGTCTTCGATCGCCCCCAGCATCCTCGCCCGGTCCGCCTCGGTGAGTCGGCCGAGGCGGAGGAGCTGATCGAGGGCCGCCTCCACCGCCCGGCGGTCAGTCCCCTCGGCCGTCGGGTCGGCGGGCGGGGCAGCCGGGGGCCTCCCCCCCAGCGCGAGCACCTGCTGGAGGAACCGCTCGACGAACTCGGCCGCACCCGGCTGGCCCGAGAAGTCGAGCGTCTCCGTGACCGTCGCCCGCCCGCGGTTGAGGTCGATCTGGACCTCGCGCCCGCCCAGAAGCTTGCGCTTGGCCCGCACGCCCACCACGTCCTCGTAGCGGACCGTCCGCGCGGGCTGGAGGTCGTTGTTCTGGAACACGAGCCGGTCGGCGAGGAAGACGGCCCCGTCCTTCGCCGAGCCGAGGCGGGTGGCGTCGTAGAGCGCGATCACGTCGGCCGCGTCCACCTCGGGCGCGTAGTCGGCCAGGGCGGCGCGGAGCTTGGCGGCCGGGAGGTCGGGGGCGACGTAGAGCCCCAGGTCGGGGGCCGTCGGGAGGTAGTCGCGGAGGAGGGCGTCCATGCTGGAACCGGAGAGAGCGGAGGCCTCCCTCCTACCCCGCCCCGCGTCCGCCGTTCTGCCCCGGCTAGTTCTGCGACTCCAGTTCGCGGACCCGCTCCTCGATGCGCCGCTCCAGCTCCGGCTGGCGCTCCAGGACCACCTGCTGGCCGATCTCCATGCCCTGCTGCATCAGCACCGGCATCAGCTGGATCGTCTTCTGGCCGAGGTCGGTCGCGTAGAACACGCCGAGCTCGCGCAGCTCCGCCTCGGTGTACGCCTCGGCATAGACACGGGCGAGGTCGTCTCCCACGGCGTCCCAGCTCATGGCGTCGGCCATGAACTCCCGCATGATGTCCTCGAAGGGGCCCAACTGGGGGTTGGCCTGGAGCTGGGCGTCCATCACCGAGTCGATGCTCCGGGCCATGATGCCCTCCATGTCCATCTGCATCAGGAGGTCCACTGACGCCTGGAGATGGGAGGCCGAGATGTCCTGCGCCCGCGCCGATCCGGCGGCGAGCAGGCAGAGGGCGGCGGCGAGAAAGAGGCGCTTCATTACGGGGCGACCGCGACCACGGCGTCCGCCCCGAAGGCGGCGAGCGTCACGTCGATGATGTGAGACGGCAGGATGCCCAGCAGCAGCAGCGCGATCCCGCAGACCACGATCACGGCTCCGGTGCCGCGGCTGACGGGGAACGCCAGCTTCGCGTTCTCGGGCGCGTCATCGGGGCTCTTCATCCACATCACCACGAGCACGCGGAGGTAGTAGTAGCCCGAGACCACCGAGGCGAGCACGCCCAGCACCGCGAGCCACGTCAGATCGGCGCGGACGGCGGCGGCGAACACGAGGTACTTGCCGATGAAGCCCGCCAGCGGCGGGAAGCCGGTCAGCGCGAACATGAACACGCCCATCGCGACGCCCAGGAACGGCTTCCGGTAGCCGATGCCCGCGAGGCTGTCGAGGTCCTGATCGGCCCCCTGCTCGGCGTCCCACTCCAGCGCGCCCATCACGCCGAAGGCGCCCAGGTTCATGAGCGTGTAGGCGAGCAGGTAGAACAGCGCGCCGCCGTAGCCCTCCGCCGAGCCTGCCGCCAGGCCCGCCAGGATGTAGCCCGCGTGGGCCACCGACGAGTAGGCGAGCATCCGCTTGACGTTGGTCTGCATCAGCGCGACCACGTTGCCGCCCACCATCGTCACGGCAGCCACGATCACCAGCACCAGCTGGACCGTTCCGCCGACCAGCTCCGGCGGCAGCGCCCGCGAGAGCACCACCGCCAGGGCGACGAACGTCGCCGCCTTCGAGGCCGTCGACATGAACGCCGTCAGCGCGGTCGGGGCGCCCTGGTACACGTCCGGCGTCCACATGTGGAAGGGCACCGCCGAGACCTTGAAGAAGAAGCCCACCAGCAGCAGGCCGACGCCCGCCAGGAAGAGGCCATTCCGACCGGTCTCTTCGAGCCCCGCGGCCAGACCGGTCAGGTCCATCGTACCGGTGGCGCCGTAGAGCAGCGCGAGGCCGTAGAGGAAGAAGCCCGTCGAGAAGGCACCCAGCAGGAAGTACTTCAGCGCACTCTCGTTGGCCGTCGACTCCTCGCGCACGAGGCCCGTGAGCACGTACAGACAGACCGACATCGTCTCCAGGCCCACGAACAGGGTCACCAGGCTGCCCGCGCTCGCGAGCGTCATCATGCCCGCGGTGGCGAACAAGATCAGGGCGTGCACCTCGCCATAGTTGCGCCCGATGCGCGACAGGTACGGCACCGTCAGCGCGACGCTGGCGATGGCGCCGATCAGGATGATCACGTTGGCGACGGCCGCGGGGCCGCCGACGAACACCTGCCCGTCGAAGGCGGTCCGCCCCTCACCGATGGCGAGCATCTGGAAGCCGGCGGCGACGGCCATGCCGAGGCCCGCGATCCACGGAATGGCCGCGTCGTCGTTGCGGAACGCGTCGAGGACGACGACGAACACACCGAGGGCCGCCACCAAGAGGATGGGCCCGGTCGAGGCGAGGTCGGCGAGGAAGTGGTGGTACATGGAGCGAGATAGCGGTCAGAGATCAGGAATCAGTTGTCAGCAGGAGCACTGACGCCTGAGAGCTGACGACTTACAGGGCGTTGATGCGGCGAGCGAACTCGAGGTCGGTCTCGGTGACCTGGTTGTCGGCGTCGTGTGTCGAGAGCGCGAGGCCGACCCGGTTGTAGACGTTCGTGATCTCCGGGTGGTGGTCCATCGACTCGGCCTCGAACGCGACGCGCGTCAGGAAGGCGAAGGCCTCGCGGAAGTCTGCGAACTCGAAGTCCCGGGAGATCCAGGCGTCGCCATCCTCCGAGTCGTGAGTCCAGCCGTCGGGACACTGGGCCTCGACCTGGTCGGCCGTCAGGGGGTCGCGTGCAGGCATCAGAACGGGAGGGCGAGGAGCAGGCCGGGCGACTCCACGATGGCCTGTGCGGCGTGCGCGGCGTCCGGCGGGTGCGGGATCACGTAGCCGCTGAAGAAGACGAGCCAGACCAGGATGTAGATCGGGACGAGGACTGGGATGGAGTACTTGACCATGTAGGCCACGAACGACGGCGTGTCGACCCCGCTCGACTCGGCGATGGCCTTGACCATGAAGTTGGGGCCGTTGCCGATGTAGGTCAGCGCGCCCCAGAACACCGACGCCACCGAGATCGCCTGCAGGTAGAAAGTCTCGGCCGGGAGCGTGGTGCCCAGCGCGAAGTCGGTCACCTGGCTGACCACGTTCACGTCACTGCCAAACTTGCCCATCGCCGCGGACAGGAAGCTGACGTAGGTGGGTGCGTTGTCGAGCACCCCCGAGAGCACGCCGGTGCCGAAGTAGAACGACGTGACGCCGAGCGCCTCTGCGTTCTGGGCAGCGAAGGCGCCGATGAGCGTCAGCGCGGGCTGCATCGTCAGGAAAATGCCGATGAACAGGAAGCCGACCTCCTTGATGGGCTCGAAGTTGAAGTCGTTGCCCCGGAGGATGGCCTTGTCGGCGGTCCGGAAGGCGAAGACCGCCACCAGCCCCATGATCACCTCGCGGATGCCGAACGGCACCCCGAAGTGGTGGAGGTCGATGATCGTGCCCTCGATGGCCGGCAGCACCTTCGGGTCGATGAACACCGACACGATGATCACCGCCAGCCAGGCGAAGCCGATCTTGCCCTCGATCTCCAGCTTCTTCGGGTTGACGCCGCCCTGGGTGAGTTGGACCGACGCCTCGTCGGCGTGGATGTCGTCGACGTCCGTGACGCCGGGTGCCTCGGGGACCGCGGCGGCGCCGGGCACGTCACCGGGGTCCACGTCGGAGCCCCCCGCCTCGGCAGAGCCGCGGAGGCTGGTCGCCTTGTTGCGCCCGTCGATCACGTAGAAGACCGCCGCCAGCAGCAGCACCGTCGGCAGCCAGATGTACCAGATGTGGACCACCGTCCAGAAGAACGGCACGCCGCGCAGG
It contains:
- a CDS encoding superoxide dismutase; its protein translation is MAFDLPPLPYDYDALEPHIDEQTMRIHHDKHHAGYTTKLNAALEGTEWADQPIDRTLADLDALPADKQTAVRNNGGGFLNHGIFWTTMSPNGGGEPTGELGAAIDEAFGSFDAFKEQFSAAAGGQFGSGWAWLELSSDGKLQVHGHANQDNPVMHGAYPILGIDVWEHAYYLKYQNKRPDYVSAWWNVVNWDEADRRYREAKAQ
- a CDS encoding NADH-quinone oxidoreductase subunit N, whose protein sequence is MYHHFLADLASTGPILLVAALGVFVVVLDAFRNDDAAIPWIAGLGMAVAAGFQMLAIGEGRTAFDGQVFVGGPAAVANVIILIGAIASVALTVPYLSRIGRNYGEVHALILFATAGMMTLASAGSLVTLFVGLETMSVCLYVLTGLVREESTANESALKYFLLGAFSTGFFLYGLALLYGATGTMDLTGLAAGLEETGRNGLFLAGVGLLLVGFFFKVSAVPFHMWTPDVYQGAPTALTAFMSTASKAATFVALAVVLSRALPPELVGGTVQLVLVIVAAVTMVGGNVVALMQTNVKRMLAYSSVAHAGYILAGLAAGSAEGYGGALFYLLAYTLMNLGAFGVMGALEWDAEQGADQDLDSLAGIGYRKPFLGVAMGVFMFALTGFPPLAGFIGKYLVFAAAVRADLTWLAVLGVLASVVSGYYYLRVLVVMWMKSPDDAPENAKLAFPVSRGTGAVIVVCGIALLLLGILPSHIIDVTLAAFGADAVVAVAP
- a CDS encoding sodium:proton antiporter, giving the protein MLTASTCRFRLLSLLALLLLALPAGAQDAVDVPTPASEAPVEAVEEAAEAQDAPPSVEALGIEDDAAAIEAGGDVAAEAHGPDGEHGEEGGHHGPMPPVWLVIPFALLLGMIATGPLFYPHFWHHHYPKVAIALGLLVAAYYLAVLGDGIPILHAAEEYFAFIALLGSLYVASGCILIKTDFAGTPRANTILLLVGAVLSNFIGTTGASMLLIRPYMRLNAGRLKAYHIIFFIFIVSNVGGALTPIGDPPLFLGFLRGVPFFWTVVHIWYIWLPTVLLLAAVFYVIDGRNKATSLRGSAEAGGSDVDPGDVPGAAAVPEAPGVTDVDDIHADEASVQLTQGGVNPKKLEIEGKIGFAWLAVIIVSVFIDPKVLPAIEGTIIDLHHFGVPFGIREVIMGLVAVFAFRTADKAILRGNDFNFEPIKEVGFLFIGIFLTMQPALTLIGAFAAQNAEALGVTSFYFGTGVLSGVLDNAPTYVSFLSAAMGKFGSDVNVVSQVTDFALGTTLPAETFYLQAISVASVFWGALTYIGNGPNFMVKAIAESSGVDTPSFVAYMVKYSIPVLVPIYILVWLVFFSGYVIPHPPDAAHAAQAIVESPGLLLALPF
- a CDS encoding 4a-hydroxytetrahydrobiopterin dehydratase; this encodes MPARDPLTADQVEAQCPDGWTHDSEDGDAWISRDFEFADFREAFAFLTRVAFEAESMDHHPEITNVYNRVGLALSTHDADNQVTETDLEFARRINAL
- a CDS encoding DUF2059 domain-containing protein, producing the protein MKRLFLAAALCLLAAGSARAQDISASHLQASVDLLMQMDMEGIMARSIDSVMDAQLQANPQLGPFEDIMREFMADAMSWDAVGDDLARVYAEAYTEAELRELGVFYATDLGQKTIQLMPVLMQQGMEIGQQVVLERQPELERRIEERVRELESQN